In one Lolium rigidum isolate FL_2022 chromosome 3, APGP_CSIRO_Lrig_0.1, whole genome shotgun sequence genomic region, the following are encoded:
- the LOC124700745 gene encoding uncharacterized protein LOC124700745 translates to MKMIKKVSLTFLSPSKEPNFNLYAKKFTVLKYINLYVLPSWNNVLAVAYLLQATPYVTRLRLEMQAYSGEQHHLENVQVSWPEGISLQKLRLILVGGFAAQPPVIELLVCLVGAAPGLKFLTINPRYHQLKRMGIWVREKDVAKAARDHAWNVAREAIGLKLPPSVRFALR, encoded by the exons ATGAAAATGATCAAGAAAGTCTCCTTGACATTCCTTTCACCATCTAAG GAGCCCAATTTCAATCTATATGCGAAGAAATTCACTGTATTGAAGTACATCAACTTGTATGTTTTGCCATCTTGGAATAATGTTCTTGCAGTAGCTTATCTCCTTCAAGCAACTCCTTATGTCACAAGACTCCGTCTAGAA ATGCAGGCATACAGCGGAGAACAGCACCATCTGGAGAATGTCCAAGTTAGCTGGCCCGAGGGCATCTCTCTTCAGAAGCTCCGATTGATTCTTGTAGGAGGTTTCGCTGCGCAACCCCCGGTGATCGAGCTTTTGGTGTGCCTGGTGGGTGCGGCCCCTGGTTTGAAGTTCCTCACAATCAATCCACGCTACCATCAATTGAAACGAATGGGTATATGGGTGAGGgagaaggatgttgccaaggcggcgagggatcaTGCGTGGAACGTCGCAAGGGAAGCCATCGGCCTTAAGCTCCCGCCGTCTGTGAGGTTTGCCCTCCGTTGA
- the LOC124704469 gene encoding transcription factor PHYTOCHROME INTERACTING FACTOR-LIKE 13-like isoform X2 — translation MDGNGRSAAYQKKPLSAETDLVELLWHNGGVVAQPQTHPRPAANPCDGQSASGLTGEETAAWFGDVDGLENEMYAQLWHSIADGPAPLPCPPPPPPHQAARPPMRSGIGSSWTGGGGDIGSTFCGSSQVPEVPAEGREEGSAALPSEGTRGTSTRDCTATYTGTGTSSSGGSGSNFGGSGLPSESGHAHKRKGRGRDESASRSEDVEYEATEETKSSRRHGSKRRSRAAEVHNQSERRRRDRINEKMRSLQELIPHCNKADKASILDEAIEYLKSLQMQVQIMWMTTGMAPMMFAGAHQFMPPMAVEMNSACMPAAQGLNQMARVPYMNHSMSSHIPMNSSGAMNPMYVANQMQNIHLREASNHFLHPDGGQAAAPQGMGLRRPAQEPSFWN, via the exons ATGGACGGCAATGGGAGATCGGCGGCGTACCAGAAGAAGCCTCTCAG CGCGGAAACCGATCTCGTGGAGCTGCTATGGCACAACGGCGGGGTTGTGGCGCAGCCGCAGACGCACCCGAGGCCGGCGGCGAACCCCTGCGACGGCCAGAGCGCCAGCGGCCTCACCGGCGAGGAGACGGCCGCGTGGTTCGGCGACGTCGACGGGCTGGAGAACGAGATGTACGCGCAGCTCTGGCACAGCATTGCGGACGGACCCGCCCCGCTCCcgtgccctccgccgccgccgccgcaccaggCGGCGAGGCCGCCGATGAGGAGCGGCATCGGCTCCAGCtggacgggcggcggcggcgacatcgGTTCGACCTTCTGCGGCAGCAGCCAGGTCCCGGAGGTGCCGGCGGAGGGCAGGGAGGAAGGGAGCGCCGCGCTGCCGTCCGAGGGCACGCGCGGGACGAGCACGCGCGACTGCACCGCCACCTATACCGGCACCGGCACGTCGTCATCCGGTGGGTCAGGGAGCAACTTTGGGGGCTCCGGCTTGCCGAGCGAGAGCGGCCATGCCCACAAGAGGAAGGGGAGGGGTAGAGACGAGTCTGCCAGCCGCAGCGAG GATGTTGAGTATGAAGCGACTGAAGAGACGAAATCATCTAGGCGACACGGGTCGAAGCGGAGGAGCAGGGCAGCTGAAGTTCACAACCAGTCAGAGAGA AGAAGAAGAGACCGGATCAATGAAAAGATGCGCTCATTACAAGAACTCATACCCCACTGCAACAAG GCCGACAAAGCATCAATACTAGACGAGGCAATCGAGTACTTGAAGTCCCTCCAAATGCAAGTTCAG ATTATGTGGATGACTACAGGGATGGCGCCAATGATGTTTGCTGGTGCTCACCAGTTCATGCCACCGATGGCTGTGGAAATGAATTCGGCATGCATGCCTGCGGCACAGGGTCTAAATCAGATGGCAAGAGTTCCATACATGAACCATTCCATGTCAAGTCACATCCCTATGAACTCATCTGGAGCAATGAACCCTATGTATGTTGCAAACCAGATGCAAAACATTCACCTGAGGGAGGCAAGTAATCACTTCCTTCACCCAGATGGTGGACAAGCAGCAGCGCCTCAG GGTATGGGACTGCGTCGACCTGCACAGGAGCCGTCTTTCTGGAATTAG
- the LOC124704469 gene encoding transcription factor PHYTOCHROME INTERACTING FACTOR-LIKE 13-like isoform X1: protein MDGNGRSAAYQKKPLSAETDLVELLWHNGGVVAQPQTHPRPAANPCDGQSASGLTGEETAAWFGDVDGLENEMYAQLWHSIADGPAPLPCPPPPPPHQAARPPMRSGIGSSWTGGGGDIGSTFCGSSQVPEVPAEGREEGSAALPSEGTRGTSTRDCTATYTGTGTSSSGGSGSNFGGSGLPSESGHAHKRKGRGRDESASRSEDVEYEATEETKSSRRHGSKRRSRAAEVHNQSERRRRDRINEKMRSLQELIPHCNKADKASILDEAIEYLKSLQMQVQIMWMTTGMAPMMFAGAHQFMPPMAVEMNSACMPAAQGLNQMARVPYMNHSMSSHIPMNSSGAMNPMYVANQMQNIHLREASNHFLHPDGGQAAAPQVAGPYAYAPHVAPQNGIPEVPDSTVVPTCGPGQPPTSDGS, encoded by the exons ATGGACGGCAATGGGAGATCGGCGGCGTACCAGAAGAAGCCTCTCAG CGCGGAAACCGATCTCGTGGAGCTGCTATGGCACAACGGCGGGGTTGTGGCGCAGCCGCAGACGCACCCGAGGCCGGCGGCGAACCCCTGCGACGGCCAGAGCGCCAGCGGCCTCACCGGCGAGGAGACGGCCGCGTGGTTCGGCGACGTCGACGGGCTGGAGAACGAGATGTACGCGCAGCTCTGGCACAGCATTGCGGACGGACCCGCCCCGCTCCcgtgccctccgccgccgccgccgcaccaggCGGCGAGGCCGCCGATGAGGAGCGGCATCGGCTCCAGCtggacgggcggcggcggcgacatcgGTTCGACCTTCTGCGGCAGCAGCCAGGTCCCGGAGGTGCCGGCGGAGGGCAGGGAGGAAGGGAGCGCCGCGCTGCCGTCCGAGGGCACGCGCGGGACGAGCACGCGCGACTGCACCGCCACCTATACCGGCACCGGCACGTCGTCATCCGGTGGGTCAGGGAGCAACTTTGGGGGCTCCGGCTTGCCGAGCGAGAGCGGCCATGCCCACAAGAGGAAGGGGAGGGGTAGAGACGAGTCTGCCAGCCGCAGCGAG GATGTTGAGTATGAAGCGACTGAAGAGACGAAATCATCTAGGCGACACGGGTCGAAGCGGAGGAGCAGGGCAGCTGAAGTTCACAACCAGTCAGAGAGA AGAAGAAGAGACCGGATCAATGAAAAGATGCGCTCATTACAAGAACTCATACCCCACTGCAACAAG GCCGACAAAGCATCAATACTAGACGAGGCAATCGAGTACTTGAAGTCCCTCCAAATGCAAGTTCAG ATTATGTGGATGACTACAGGGATGGCGCCAATGATGTTTGCTGGTGCTCACCAGTTCATGCCACCGATGGCTGTGGAAATGAATTCGGCATGCATGCCTGCGGCACAGGGTCTAAATCAGATGGCAAGAGTTCCATACATGAACCATTCCATGTCAAGTCACATCCCTATGAACTCATCTGGAGCAATGAACCCTATGTATGTTGCAAACCAGATGCAAAACATTCACCTGAGGGAGGCAAGTAATCACTTCCTTCACCCAGATGGTGGACAAGCAGCAGCGCCTCAG GTAGCAGGACCATATGCTTATGCACCACATGTAGCACCACAAAACGGCATACCGGAAGTCCCAGATAGTACTGTTGTGCCAACTTGTGGGCCTGGACAACCACCTACCTCTGATGGAAGTTAG